One genomic segment of Chitinibacter sp. FCG-7 includes these proteins:
- a CDS encoding OmpP1/FadL family transporter: MTQSAFSLKTTVRSLQMIGLLGALLGSGQALASGYNFGTQSASNQGVANSGAAGMNDASVLFYNPAGLAQVEGTQVAGVINYIMPDGKFSDTGSTNAAGRPIVGSNGGSFGVSTPVPHLYLSHQLNDRLTVGAGLFVPFGSHTDYSKDWVGRYNTTESSLSTFNFNPSLAYKVNEMLTIGAGVSVQYIDGKLAKQLDLGSSAARSALTNVCTPAPLSPQCTSVRAAAAQISSNTAYDGSSEVTGDDIGYGFNLGATINFSADTRMGIAYRSAIRHKLEGNAKFNVPQNFASSPLGPVLGGGIQAGLNAQLTNSKATLQVETPESFSINGFHQINAQWAVMADYTWTRHSRFQEIRIKLDGKADSVTPTNWNNTSRYSIGATYKASEKWLIRTGLAYDNAPENDANRIASIPDSDRIWVALGANYAISPNQSIDVTAIYVDLAKAKVAQTDQNGATVRGNYDVSSITLGAQYNHRF; the protein is encoded by the coding sequence ATGACGCAAAGCGCTTTTTCACTCAAAACCACGGTACGTTCGCTACAAATGATAGGCCTGCTGGGCGCTTTGCTCGGCTCTGGTCAGGCGCTGGCTTCGGGCTATAACTTTGGTACGCAAAGTGCCAGCAATCAGGGCGTGGCCAATTCGGGCGCAGCGGGGATGAACGATGCCTCGGTCTTGTTCTATAACCCGGCAGGGCTGGCTCAGGTTGAAGGCACGCAAGTGGCAGGTGTGATCAATTACATCATGCCTGACGGCAAATTTAGCGATACCGGATCAACCAATGCCGCAGGCCGCCCGATTGTGGGCAGCAATGGCGGCAGCTTTGGCGTGAGCACGCCGGTGCCGCATCTGTATCTGTCGCATCAGCTGAATGATCGCCTGACCGTGGGTGCCGGGCTATTTGTGCCGTTTGGTTCGCACACCGATTACAGCAAGGACTGGGTAGGGCGCTACAACACGACCGAAAGCTCGCTGTCGACGTTTAATTTCAATCCTTCGCTGGCCTACAAAGTGAACGAGATGCTGACGATTGGTGCCGGGGTGAGCGTGCAGTATATCGACGGCAAGTTGGCCAAACAGCTGGATCTGGGCTCGTCGGCTGCACGTTCTGCGCTGACCAATGTGTGTACGCCAGCGCCATTGTCGCCACAATGTACCTCAGTGCGTGCCGCCGCGGCGCAGATTTCCAGCAATACCGCCTACGATGGTAGTAGCGAGGTGACGGGTGATGACATCGGGTATGGCTTTAACCTTGGCGCAACCATTAACTTCTCGGCCGATACCCGTATGGGTATTGCGTATCGCTCGGCGATCCGCCACAAGCTGGAGGGCAACGCCAAATTTAATGTGCCGCAAAACTTCGCCAGCAGCCCATTGGGGCCAGTGCTGGGCGGCGGCATTCAGGCTGGCCTGAATGCCCAGCTGACCAATAGCAAAGCCACTTTGCAGGTTGAAACCCCGGAGTCTTTCTCGATTAACGGCTTTCACCAGATCAACGCGCAATGGGCAGTAATGGCCGATTACACCTGGACCCGCCACTCACGCTTTCAGGAAATCCGCATTAAGCTCGATGGCAAGGCCGATTCAGTCACGCCAACCAACTGGAACAACACCAGCCGTTACTCAATTGGCGCAACGTATAAAGCCAGCGAAAAATGGCTGATCCGTACCGGTCTGGCCTACGACAATGCGCCGGAAAACGACGCTAACCGCATTGCCAGCATCCCTGACAGCGACCGGATCTGGGTGGCGCTGGGTGCCAACTACGCCATTTCGCCAAACCAGTCGATTGACGTTACCGCGATCTACGTTGATCTGGCCAAGGCCAAAGTGGCGCAAACCGACCAGAACGGCGCAACAGTACGGGGCAATTACGATGTCAGCTCCATCACTCTGGGCGCGCAGTACAACCATCGTTTCTGA
- a CDS encoding TetR/AcrR family transcriptional regulator, whose product MDAVKNLDTSTRILNAAELLFIDHGFDGTSMRQITAAAEVNIAAVNYYFGSKDGLFQAVFERRAEPFVRLSLAKLTELESTAQANDPIAIAESFLSAALEMGSKPEYGGLVFVRLLARTYIEPRAILKEKIPQRYGELTRRYQQALERALPELSAAEVAWRFHFMTSAMFNAFAGNHVLRLFTAQPMVNARDPQRVAQMLLPFISAGLTSPAAVQA is encoded by the coding sequence ATGGATGCAGTAAAAAACCTCGATACATCGACCCGGATTTTAAATGCCGCCGAGCTGCTGTTTATCGATCATGGCTTTGATGGCACTTCAATGCGGCAAATCACTGCCGCGGCCGAAGTGAATATCGCCGCGGTCAACTATTACTTTGGTTCAAAAGATGGCCTGTTTCAGGCGGTGTTTGAACGTCGTGCCGAGCCATTTGTCCGGCTTTCGCTGGCCAAGCTGACCGAGCTGGAGTCTACCGCACAAGCCAATGATCCAATCGCGATTGCCGAATCATTTTTATCGGCAGCGCTCGAAATGGGGAGCAAGCCGGAGTACGGCGGCCTGGTATTTGTCCGGCTGCTGGCGCGCACCTACATCGAGCCGCGCGCCATTTTGAAAGAAAAAATCCCGCAGCGCTATGGTGAGTTGACTCGCCGCTATCAGCAGGCGCTAGAGCGCGCTTTGCCCGAATTATCGGCAGCAGAAGTCGCCTGGCGCTTTCACTTTATGACCAGTGCAATGTTTAACGCTTTTGCTGGCAATCATGTGCTGCGCCTGTTTACCGCCCAGCCCATGGTCAATGCGCGTGATCCGCAGCGCGTGGCGCAAATGCTGCTTCCCTTCATTTCTGCAGGCTTAACCAGCCCGGCAGCTGTTCAGGCCTAG
- a CDS encoding acetyl-CoA C-acyltransferase yields the protein MKQIQEAYVVAAVRSPVGKAPRGMLKNVRPDDLLAHVLKAAMAQVPGLDPALVEDVVVGCAMPEGEQGMNVARIGALLAGLPNTVGGITINRFCSSGINAVALAADKIRLGEADVMIAAGTESMSMVPMGGNKLSLGSSIYERDENVAIAYGMGLTAEKIATQWGISREDQDAFALQSHTRALAAAANGAFSDEIAPLDVTYRVPNLATGEVELVSKTLMQDEGPRADTSIEGLAKLKTVFAGPSKNGSVTAGNSSQMSDGAAALILVSEKILKQFNLTPLAKYVTFAVKGVPPEIMGIGPKEAIPAALKQAGLGLQDLEWIELNEAFAAQALAVSRDLGLDMSKVNPNGGAIALGHPLGATGAIRAATMIHGLRRQGKTGSYGMVTMCIGTGMGAAGILQVL from the coding sequence ATGAAACAAATTCAAGAAGCTTATGTCGTTGCCGCAGTGCGCAGCCCAGTGGGTAAGGCGCCGCGTGGCATGTTGAAAAATGTTCGCCCTGATGATCTGCTGGCGCATGTGCTGAAAGCGGCGATGGCGCAAGTGCCGGGCTTAGATCCTGCCTTGGTCGAAGACGTGGTGGTCGGCTGCGCGATGCCGGAAGGCGAGCAGGGGATGAATGTGGCGCGCATCGGCGCGCTGCTGGCGGGTCTGCCCAATACCGTTGGCGGGATCACGATTAACCGCTTCTGCTCTAGCGGTATTAACGCGGTGGCGCTGGCGGCCGACAAAATCCGTCTTGGCGAAGCCGATGTGATGATTGCGGCGGGTACTGAATCGATGTCGATGGTGCCGATGGGCGGCAATAAGCTCTCGCTTGGCAGCAGTATTTATGAGCGTGATGAAAATGTCGCCATCGCCTACGGCATGGGTTTGACGGCGGAAAAAATCGCTACCCAGTGGGGGATTAGCCGCGAAGACCAAGATGCATTTGCGCTGCAGTCGCATACCCGTGCTTTGGCTGCCGCTGCCAATGGTGCATTCAGCGATGAAATCGCACCACTGGATGTGACTTATCGCGTACCCAATTTAGCGACTGGCGAAGTTGAGCTGGTCAGCAAAACGCTGATGCAAGACGAAGGCCCGCGTGCAGACACCAGCATCGAAGGTCTGGCAAAGCTGAAAACTGTGTTTGCAGGACCGTCGAAGAATGGCTCGGTCACAGCAGGCAATAGTTCGCAAATGTCCGACGGTGCTGCCGCGCTGATTCTGGTGTCCGAGAAAATCCTTAAGCAATTCAATCTGACGCCACTGGCCAAGTACGTGACCTTTGCAGTTAAAGGCGTGCCACCCGAAATTATGGGCATCGGCCCGAAAGAAGCGATTCCGGCGGCTTTGAAACAGGCTGGTTTGGGCTTGCAAGATCTGGAGTGGATTGAGCTTAATGAAGCATTCGCCGCACAAGCGCTAGCGGTGAGCCGTGATCTGGGGTTGGACATGAGCAAGGTGAATCCAAACGGCGGTGCAATTGCCTTGGGTCATCCGCTGGGCGCTACCGGTGCGATTCGTGCCGCGACGATGATTCATGGTCTACGTCGGCAAGGCAAAACCGGTAGCTACGGCATGGTGACGATGTGTATTGGTACCGGTATGGGTGCGGCGGGGATTTTGCAGGTGCTGTAA
- a CDS encoding 3-hydroxyacyl-CoA dehydrogenase/enoyl-CoA hydratase family protein: MTVLKQQSTPQIRRVAVLGAGVMGAQIAAHLSNAGIATVLFDLPAPSGEPNGIALKAIENLKKLKPAPLMSASRVDGITPANYGSDLALLADCDLVIEAIAERLDWKSDLYAKIAPHLAPHAILATNTSGLSIESLAQAVPAELRERFCGIHFFNPPRYMYLVELIATQGVHGDTLDALETFLTLRLGKGVVRAKDTPNFIANRIGVFSMLATIKHAQDFGIRFDVVDDLTGPRLGRPKSATFRTADVVGLDTFAHVVKTMTDTLASDPWHSLFATPDWLQKLIAAGALGQKTRQGIYKKVGKDLLVLDPVAGDYVASGQKGSDAVKALLKITDPAERICALRESELPEAQFIWACLRDVWHYIAVQLEHIADNARDVDFAIRWGFGWAQGPFEMWQAAGWKSVAEAINADIAAGKTLSATPLPNWVMNRDGVHGEQGSFNAATGALMARSSLPVYQRQLYPPQVLGEVAPDFGQTIYENDSVRMWLPPASTGGNDVPVLSFKTKAHCIGAGVLAGVQESIKIAEQYYQGLVIWHPEAPFSVGADLMSMGPAFMTGDFAAIETMVAEFQNTSQAIKYAKVPVVGAAQGYAFGGGCEFLMHCARVVAHVETYIGLVEVGVGLLPAGGGCKEFALRASKLARNGNILEILKDYYLAMATAKVGTSAEEGQQIGYLKESDVIVMNANELLFVAQAQVRAMAATGYRAPVPPKAFAVAGRSGAATIRGQLVNMLEGGFISKYDYHIGMQIADVVTGGDVEAGTLVNEDWILKLERERFMGLLKKGKTQERIMHMIEFNKPLRN; this comes from the coding sequence ATGACAGTATTGAAACAACAATCAACGCCGCAGATCCGCCGTGTCGCCGTGCTGGGCGCTGGCGTGATGGGCGCGCAAATCGCCGCGCATTTATCCAATGCCGGGATTGCCACGGTGCTCTTTGATTTGCCTGCTCCGTCGGGCGAGCCCAATGGTATTGCGCTTAAAGCGATTGAAAACCTGAAAAAACTCAAACCGGCCCCGTTGATGTCGGCCAGCCGCGTCGATGGCATTACGCCCGCCAACTACGGTAGCGACTTGGCGCTGCTCGCCGATTGCGATCTGGTCATCGAAGCGATTGCCGAACGGCTCGATTGGAAGTCCGATCTGTACGCCAAAATCGCACCACATCTAGCGCCGCATGCGATTTTAGCGACCAATACCTCGGGTCTGTCGATTGAGAGCCTGGCGCAAGCCGTGCCTGCCGAGTTGCGTGAGCGTTTCTGCGGCATCCATTTTTTCAACCCGCCGCGCTATATGTATCTGGTTGAACTCATTGCTACGCAAGGCGTACACGGCGATACCCTCGATGCTTTGGAGACTTTCCTGACGCTGCGGCTGGGCAAGGGCGTCGTTCGCGCCAAAGATACGCCGAACTTTATCGCCAACCGCATCGGTGTATTTTCGATGCTGGCAACGATCAAGCATGCGCAGGATTTTGGCATCCGTTTTGATGTGGTTGATGATCTTACCGGCCCGCGCTTAGGTCGCCCTAAATCGGCCACTTTCCGTACTGCCGATGTGGTCGGCCTGGATACTTTTGCGCATGTGGTCAAAACCATGACCGATACGCTGGCGAGCGATCCATGGCACAGCCTGTTTGCTACGCCTGATTGGTTGCAAAAGCTGATCGCCGCTGGTGCTTTGGGGCAGAAAACCCGGCAAGGTATTTATAAAAAAGTCGGCAAGGATTTGCTGGTGCTTGACCCGGTTGCAGGTGATTACGTCGCTAGCGGCCAAAAGGGCAGCGATGCCGTTAAAGCCTTGCTCAAAATCACCGATCCAGCCGAACGGATTTGCGCGCTGCGCGAGTCTGAGCTGCCCGAGGCGCAATTTATCTGGGCTTGCTTGCGCGATGTGTGGCATTACATCGCCGTGCAGCTGGAGCATATTGCCGACAACGCCCGCGATGTTGATTTTGCGATTCGTTGGGGTTTTGGCTGGGCGCAAGGCCCATTTGAAATGTGGCAAGCCGCTGGCTGGAAGTCCGTTGCTGAGGCGATCAATGCCGACATTGCGGCCGGTAAAACACTGTCAGCTACGCCATTGCCTAACTGGGTAATGAACCGCGATGGTGTGCATGGCGAGCAAGGCTCATTCAATGCGGCGACTGGCGCTTTGATGGCGCGTTCAAGCCTGCCAGTTTATCAGCGCCAACTTTATCCGCCGCAAGTGCTCGGCGAAGTCGCGCCCGATTTTGGGCAAACCATTTACGAGAACGACAGCGTGCGAATGTGGCTACCGCCCGCATCAACGGGGGGTAACGATGTACCCGTGCTGTCATTCAAAACCAAAGCGCATTGCATCGGCGCTGGGGTATTGGCCGGAGTGCAAGAATCCATAAAGATTGCAGAGCAATACTATCAAGGCTTGGTGATTTGGCACCCGGAAGCGCCATTCTCGGTCGGCGCTGATTTAATGAGCATGGGCCCGGCGTTTATGACCGGCGATTTTGCCGCGATTGAAACCATGGTGGCGGAATTTCAAAACACCTCGCAAGCGATCAAGTACGCCAAAGTGCCGGTCGTTGGTGCTGCGCAAGGCTACGCCTTTGGCGGCGGTTGCGAGTTTCTGATGCATTGCGCCCGCGTGGTCGCGCACGTCGAAACTTATATCGGTCTGGTCGAAGTCGGCGTTGGCTTGTTGCCTGCTGGTGGCGGTTGCAAAGAGTTCGCGCTGCGCGCGTCCAAACTGGCCCGCAATGGCAATATTCTGGAAATCTTAAAAGATTATTACCTCGCGATGGCGACAGCCAAAGTCGGCACCAGTGCTGAAGAAGGCCAGCAGATCGGTTACTTGAAAGAGTCTGATGTGATCGTGATGAACGCCAATGAGCTGCTATTTGTCGCCCAAGCACAAGTACGCGCAATGGCGGCGACTGGTTACCGCGCGCCGGTGCCACCGAAGGCTTTTGCGGTAGCAGGGCGCTCGGGCGCAGCGACGATCCGTGGCCAGCTCGTGAATATGCTCGAAGGCGGATTTATCTCCAAATACGACTACCACATCGGCATGCAAATCGCTGACGTGGTCACCGGCGGTGACGTTGAGGCGGGTACGCTGGTTAACGAGGATTGGATCTTGAAGCTGGAGCGTGAGCGCTTTATGGGTTTGCTGAAAAAAGGCAAAACGCAAGAGCGGATCATGCACATGATCGAATTTAACAAGCCATTGCGTAATTGA
- a CDS encoding acyl-CoA dehydrogenase, with product MTLVICMAVIVVLLGALAYLRAPLWLSSVLILVGAAYGTFVQGASPIWFYLLLTVAIILNLKPLRQIILTGPLFGIFRKITPPMSQTEQEAIDAGTVWWDRELFSGKPDFDELHSYPEPKLSAEEEAFINGPTETLCQMLDDWDITQNRKDLSPEVWDFIKQNGFLGMIIKKEYGGKQFSNYAHARVVTKIATRSGSAAVTVMVPNSLGPGELLQHYGTEAQKNYYLPRLAKGEEIPCFALTSPEAGSDAGGIPDYGVVTRGSYTDKRTGERHENVLGIRLSWEKRYITLGPVATILGMAFKLYDPDHLIGTKDDVGITCALIPTNHDGVNIGRRHYPGTSTFQNGPNWGKDVFIPMDWVIGGQDYVGQGWKMLVECLSVGRCISLPAMSVASGKLAAYTTGAYARIRSQFGLSIGRFEGVDEALGRIGGYTYQMDAAQRLALTALDMGEKPSVLSGILKYHNTERMRKTINDAMDVHAGKAVCIGPRNYLALGYQAIPVAITVEGANILTRSMIIFGQGAIRCHPFVLKELRAAMSKDLNAFDDAVIGHIGFAISNKVRAFWLGLTGARFVVSPKDGPTAQNYRDIVRFSSAFAFLADLGMGTLGGSLKFKEKLSARLGDMLSNLYIATAALKKFHDDGEPKEDRPLVRWAVETALYDCQEAMNGFLANHPNRFIAWCARRIVFPWGMSMKAPADRVGTRIARNLMEPCASRDRLVKYMYRPNDEHDAVGVLEFALKAVIETEGVESKLRRAQREGQLKAFTGSERLQEALDQGLLTQEEFAAVTRARRLKREVIMVDDFDAHLSNPDPDAIRRTIV from the coding sequence ATGACCCTCGTTATTTGCATGGCAGTTATTGTGGTTTTGCTAGGGGCGCTAGCGTACTTGCGTGCGCCGCTCTGGCTGAGCTCGGTGCTGATTCTGGTCGGTGCGGCGTATGGCACATTTGTTCAGGGCGCATCGCCAATCTGGTTTTATCTCTTACTGACCGTCGCGATCATTCTGAATCTCAAACCGCTGCGCCAGATTATTCTGACTGGCCCCTTGTTTGGCATTTTCCGCAAAATCACGCCGCCGATGTCGCAAACCGAACAGGAAGCCATCGACGCCGGTACGGTGTGGTGGGACCGTGAGTTATTTAGCGGTAAACCCGATTTTGACGAGCTGCACAGCTATCCCGAGCCCAAATTGAGCGCCGAAGAAGAGGCGTTTATTAATGGGCCAACCGAAACGCTGTGCCAGATGCTCGACGACTGGGACATCACGCAAAATCGCAAAGACCTATCGCCCGAAGTGTGGGATTTCATCAAGCAAAACGGCTTCTTGGGCATGATTATCAAGAAGGAATACGGCGGTAAACAGTTTTCCAATTACGCCCACGCGCGTGTTGTGACCAAGATCGCGACGCGTTCGGGCAGCGCCGCGGTAACGGTGATGGTGCCCAATTCGCTCGGCCCAGGCGAATTGCTGCAACACTACGGCACTGAAGCGCAGAAAAACTACTATCTGCCGCGCTTGGCCAAAGGTGAAGAAATCCCATGTTTTGCGCTGACTAGCCCAGAAGCAGGCTCGGACGCGGGCGGCATTCCCGATTATGGTGTTGTCACTCGCGGCAGTTATACCGATAAACGTACTGGCGAGCGCCATGAGAACGTCCTCGGCATCCGCCTGAGCTGGGAAAAACGCTATATCACGCTCGGCCCAGTGGCGACGATTCTGGGTATGGCGTTCAAGTTGTACGACCCCGATCATCTGATCGGCACCAAGGACGACGTGGGCATTACCTGCGCGCTAATTCCAACCAATCACGACGGCGTCAATATCGGCCGCCGCCATTATCCGGGCACCAGCACATTCCAGAATGGCCCGAACTGGGGCAAGGACGTCTTTATCCCGATGGATTGGGTGATTGGCGGACAGGATTACGTCGGTCAGGGCTGGAAAATGCTCGTTGAATGCCTGTCGGTCGGCCGCTGTATTTCGCTGCCTGCGATGTCGGTGGCATCGGGCAAGCTCGCTGCGTATACCACTGGGGCTTATGCGCGGATTCGTAGCCAGTTTGGCCTGTCGATTGGTCGCTTTGAAGGCGTCGATGAAGCTTTGGGTCGCATCGGTGGCTACACCTATCAGATGGATGCCGCGCAACGCCTGGCGCTGACCGCGCTTGATATGGGCGAAAAACCCTCGGTCTTGTCGGGGATTTTGAAGTATCACAATACCGAACGCATGCGTAAAACCATCAATGACGCGATGGACGTTCACGCCGGTAAAGCGGTATGTATCGGTCCGCGCAACTACTTGGCATTGGGCTACCAGGCTATACCCGTCGCTATTACGGTGGAAGGGGCGAATATTCTGACGCGCAGCATGATTATTTTTGGTCAGGGCGCGATCCGTTGCCATCCCTTCGTGCTCAAAGAATTGCGCGCGGCAATGAGCAAGGATTTGAACGCCTTTGACGACGCAGTGATCGGCCATATCGGCTTTGCGATTTCCAATAAAGTGCGGGCTTTCTGGTTGGGGTTAACTGGCGCACGCTTTGTTGTCTCGCCAAAAGACGGCCCGACTGCACAGAATTATCGTGACATTGTGCGTTTTTCCAGCGCTTTTGCTTTCCTTGCCGATTTGGGTATGGGGACGCTCGGCGGTAGTTTGAAATTTAAGGAAAAACTCTCTGCGCGCTTGGGCGATATGTTGTCCAACCTGTATATCGCCACCGCCGCACTGAAGAAATTTCACGACGATGGCGAGCCCAAAGAAGACCGTCCATTGGTGCGCTGGGCTGTTGAAACGGCGCTCTACGATTGTCAGGAAGCAATGAATGGCTTTCTGGCCAATCACCCGAACCGCTTTATCGCCTGGTGCGCCCGCCGGATTGTTTTTCCGTGGGGGATGAGCATGAAAGCACCAGCCGACCGCGTTGGTACACGCATCGCGCGCAATCTGATGGAGCCATGCGCGTCGCGTGATCGTCTGGTGAAATATATGTACCGCCCGAATGATGAGCACGATGCGGTCGGCGTGCTGGAGTTTGCCCTCAAAGCGGTGATCGAGACCGAAGGCGTGGAAAGCAAATTGCGCCGTGCGCAGCGTGAAGGCCAGCTCAAAGCATTCACTGGCAGCGAGCGTTTGCAGGAAGCACTCGATCAGGGCTTATTGACGCAGGAGGAATTTGCTGCGGTAACACGCGCCCGTCGCCTGAAACGCGAAGTGATTATGGTCGACGATTTTGACGCCCATTTAAGCAACCCGGACCCTGATGCCATTCGCCGGACGATCGTTTAA
- a CDS encoding chalcone isomerase family protein: MKHTLLMAVILGAFQLGAVQLAAAAELEGVKLADQLELAGQTLQLNGAGLRKKMVFDVYVAALYATSKSNDAAQLLNARTPKRMQLTLLRSVEGKALAEALRDGLQDNLSTSQFAAQAGRIAELEKILLETKVANKGDVINLDFIAGQGTRIQFRGQQIGSIQSDEFARDLLLIWLGSKPVQENLKARLLGR, translated from the coding sequence ATGAAACATACATTATTGATGGCAGTGATTTTGGGCGCTTTTCAGCTGGGTGCGGTGCAACTGGCGGCTGCGGCCGAGCTTGAAGGCGTCAAGCTGGCCGATCAGCTCGAGCTGGCCGGGCAGACCTTGCAGCTCAATGGCGCAGGACTGCGCAAGAAAATGGTCTTTGATGTCTACGTTGCGGCCTTGTACGCCACCAGCAAAAGCAACGACGCCGCGCAACTGCTCAATGCCAGAACGCCAAAACGCATGCAGCTGACCTTGCTGCGCAGCGTAGAGGGCAAAGCGCTGGCCGAGGCGCTGCGTGACGGCTTGCAAGACAATCTGAGCACCAGCCAGTTTGCCGCACAGGCAGGACGGATTGCCGAGCTGGAGAAAATCCTGCTGGAAACCAAGGTGGCGAACAAAGGCGATGTAATCAATCTGGATTTTATTGCCGGGCAGGGCACACGCATCCAGTTTCGCGGCCAGCAAATTGGCAGCATTCAATCTGATGAATTTGCCCGGGATCTCTTGCTGATCTGGCTGGGCAGCAAGCCGGTTCAGGAGAATCTGAAGGCCAGATTGCTGGGGCGCTAG
- a CDS encoding autotransporter assembly complex protein TamA — protein MRLLTLLCAISTAISTTIAAPAWAETETFRYDIRLEAPSAARDLLVKHLNIYKWQQKNRFTPELLQRELSALPAAASDLLATEGYFDAKVEATLNEDTATVYIKVDLGEQTMVGNTSVVLQGAIVDDPERYATLMQRFSRRGDLLEDGPFSQSIWDDFKKRALQTVQARDYPAASLLDSEAVIDPVRKEAQFNLLIDSGPAYVFGPATINGLSRYPEGLVQERIKIAEGSRYSRSALNELQADLQSMPHFATALVDVQLPQQAPYVAPIRVDVQEVPFKRWNGSLGYSTNTRFKSEAAYRYHDLFDKGWVFDGRVRLEQLEQAAEASVTFPRGASNWEHRVWGSVLAQDLQGLNSHLYKTGISRVQKKDEIERFFALQYQIESRKFDGGGEEYPQSFTLNHVWTQRKLDNPNNPRNGYLLQLEAGGALKQILSDASFLRLYGRGVYYSRIGQQGQFIGQASVGQTFSGSPAGITSDWLFRAGGAGSVRGYDYQSLGVQSNGSTVGGRVLATASLEYQHPVIRDWRAAAFVDYGGAGADWQSLQPVTGLGLGARWNSPVGQVGMDLAYGVDYQQIRFHFAMGLAF, from the coding sequence GTGCGATTGCTTACCCTGCTCTGTGCCATTTCGACTGCTATTTCGACAACTATCGCCGCGCCGGCGTGGGCAGAGACAGAGACTTTCCGCTATGACATCCGGCTGGAAGCGCCGTCCGCAGCACGCGATTTGTTGGTCAAACATTTGAATATCTACAAATGGCAGCAGAAAAACCGCTTTACCCCCGAGCTGTTGCAGCGTGAACTCAGCGCGCTGCCTGCCGCCGCCAGCGATCTGTTGGCTACCGAAGGCTATTTTGATGCCAAGGTGGAGGCCACACTCAATGAAGATACCGCCACGGTGTATATCAAGGTAGACCTTGGTGAGCAAACGATGGTGGGCAATACCTCTGTTGTTTTACAGGGTGCTATTGTGGATGATCCCGAACGCTACGCCACTTTGATGCAGCGCTTTAGCCGCCGTGGCGATTTGCTGGAAGACGGGCCGTTTAGCCAGTCGATCTGGGATGATTTCAAAAAGCGCGCTTTGCAAACCGTGCAGGCGCGGGACTACCCGGCGGCCAGCCTGCTCGATAGCGAGGCGGTGATTGATCCGGTACGCAAAGAAGCCCAATTCAATCTGCTGATCGATAGCGGCCCGGCCTATGTGTTTGGTCCGGCTACGATTAACGGTTTGTCGCGTTACCCCGAAGGCCTGGTGCAGGAGAGGATCAAAATTGCCGAAGGCAGCCGCTATAGCCGCTCGGCGCTCAATGAGTTGCAGGCCGATCTGCAAAGCATGCCGCACTTTGCCACCGCGCTGGTCGATGTGCAATTACCGCAACAAGCACCCTATGTGGCACCGATTCGCGTTGACGTGCAGGAAGTGCCATTCAAGCGCTGGAACGGCAGCCTGGGTTACAGCACCAATACGCGCTTCAAGTCCGAAGCTGCTTACCGCTACCATGATTTGTTCGACAAAGGCTGGGTATTTGACGGCCGCGTGCGGCTGGAGCAGCTGGAGCAGGCCGCCGAAGCCAGCGTGACTTTTCCGCGTGGCGCGAGCAATTGGGAGCATCGCGTCTGGGGCTCGGTGCTGGCGCAGGATTTGCAGGGTTTGAACTCGCATTTATATAAAACCGGCATTTCGCGTGTGCAGAAAAAGGATGAAATCGAGCGCTTTTTTGCCTTGCAGTACCAGATCGAGTCGCGCAAATTCGACGGCGGTGGCGAGGAATACCCGCAGTCATTTACGCTCAATCATGTCTGGACCCAGCGCAAGCTCGATAACCCCAATAACCCGCGCAATGGCTATCTGCTGCAGCTGGAAGCGGGTGGCGCGCTCAAGCAGATTTTGAGCGATGCCAGCTTCTTGCGGCTGTATGGCCGTGGTGTTTATTACTCGCGCATTGGCCAGCAGGGGCAGTTTATCGGGCAGGCCAGCGTAGGGCAGACGTTCTCGGGTTCGCCCGCCGGGATTACCAGTGATTGGCTATTCCGGGCTGGTGGCGCGGGCAGTGTGCGCGGCTATGATTATCAATCACTGGGTGTACAGAGTAATGGCTCAACTGTGGGCGGGCGTGTGCTGGCCACGGCCTCACTGGAATACCAGCATCCGGTGATTCGCGATTGGCGGGCAGCGGCTTTTGTCGATTACGGCGGTGCAGGCGCCGATTGGCAAAGCCTGCAGCCGGTCACTGGGCTGGGGCTGGGTGCGCGCTGGAATAGCCCGGTTGGGCAGGTGGGGATGGATCTGGCTTATGGCGTGGATTACCAGCAAATTCGTTTCCACTTTGCGATGGGGTTGGCATTTTGA